The following proteins are encoded in a genomic region of Vibrio tasmaniensis:
- a CDS encoding DUF1538 domain-containing protein, protein MISAQQFLNTFLGTVMDVIPIAVIIFGFQLAVLRKPVNNLAKVLVGFFYVILGLSLFLMGLELALFPLGETMAMQLTEPSFLTEFKISSGLTLVWFDYYWVYLFAFCIGFSTTIAEPSLIAVAIKANQVSGGSISVNGLRISVALGVAIGISLGSYRIVAGDPIHYYIIFGYVIVVIQTFYAPKLIIPLAYDSGGVTTSTVTVPLVTALGLGLASTVPGRNPVIDGFGLIAFASLFPIISVMGYAQITQWLNRSQSSKESKDAL, encoded by the coding sequence ATGATCAGTGCTCAGCAATTTCTCAATACTTTTTTAGGCACTGTGATGGATGTGATTCCGATTGCGGTGATCATCTTTGGTTTTCAATTAGCAGTGCTGCGTAAGCCAGTGAATAACCTAGCCAAAGTGTTAGTAGGTTTCTTTTACGTCATTCTTGGCTTATCGCTCTTTTTGATGGGGTTGGAGCTCGCGTTGTTTCCTTTGGGGGAGACAATGGCAATGCAATTGACCGAGCCAAGCTTTCTGACTGAATTTAAGATCAGTTCAGGCCTTACCTTAGTTTGGTTTGATTATTACTGGGTTTACCTTTTCGCGTTTTGTATTGGTTTCAGTACCACGATAGCCGAGCCCTCTTTGATTGCGGTAGCGATCAAGGCCAATCAAGTCTCTGGTGGCAGTATCAGCGTTAATGGACTGAGGATCTCCGTGGCATTAGGCGTAGCGATTGGTATATCACTAGGGAGTTATCGCATCGTGGCTGGCGACCCTATTCATTACTACATCATTTTTGGCTATGTCATTGTGGTGATTCAAACCTTCTATGCACCCAAATTGATTATTCCATTAGCTTACGATTCCGGCGGTGTGACGACCTCAACGGTAACGGTTCCTTTAGTGACGGCACTTGGGTTGGGGCTTGCGTCAACGGTGCCTGGAAGAAACCCGGTGATCGATGGCTTTGGGTTGATTGCTTTCGCGAGCTTATTTCCAATTATATCCGTGATGGGGTATGCCCAAATAACGCAGTGGCTAAACCGATCACAATCCTCTAAGGAGAGCAAAGATGCGCTTTAA
- a CDS encoding transcriptional regulator: protein MSNIGTKFILAQRFVFDPNSNSLVDQMSDGEVVRLGSNESRILLMLSERPNEVITRNELHEYVWRDQGFEVDDSSLTQAVSTLRKMLKDSTKSPEFVKTVPKRGYQFIATVERSAPLSSNDQPVTGEISESDVEPILTFANTTLAEETITETIEPKPIAKAPETHIEVEPITNQAKPKTESSSKWLTFGMLLVAFLMPILILTLKSPAESEFRTLADVDGVKVQTPINHPTLTSWLPAIEKCVLRYNTRHTGMLKPTEVIATGGQGNNLALNYIHPQEHSSENVTLRIYANQSDVNDICNGGQ from the coding sequence ATGAGCAATATCGGCACAAAGTTTATTCTCGCACAGCGGTTCGTATTCGACCCAAATAGCAACTCACTTGTTGATCAGATGAGCGACGGTGAAGTCGTGCGCTTAGGCAGCAACGAAAGCCGCATTCTCCTGATGCTGTCAGAAAGACCCAATGAAGTTATCACTCGTAACGAATTGCACGAATATGTTTGGCGAGACCAAGGCTTTGAGGTGGATGACTCCAGCTTAACGCAAGCAGTATCGACTCTGAGAAAGATGCTCAAGGACTCGACCAAATCTCCAGAATTCGTAAAAACTGTACCAAAGCGCGGTTACCAATTTATAGCGACGGTTGAACGTTCAGCACCACTGTCATCAAATGATCAGCCAGTAACAGGTGAAATTTCAGAAAGTGACGTAGAGCCGATCTTAACGTTTGCGAATACCACTTTAGCTGAAGAAACCATCACTGAAACTATCGAGCCAAAGCCAATTGCAAAGGCTCCTGAAACTCATATCGAAGTAGAGCCAATAACCAATCAGGCTAAGCCTAAAACTGAAAGCTCGAGTAAATGGTTAACGTTTGGAATGTTGCTTGTCGCTTTCCTCATGCCAATTCTCATTTTAACGTTAAAGAGCCCAGCTGAGTCCGAGTTCCGAACATTGGCTGACGTTGATGGTGTCAAAGTTCAAACACCAATTAACCACCCAACTCTCACAAGTTGGCTGCCAGCGATAGAGAAGTGCGTATTGCGTTATAACACCCGCCATACAGGTATGTTAAAACCGACTGAAGTGATTGCAACTGGTGGGCAAGGTAACAACCTGGCTCTCAACTATATTCATCCTCAAGAGCACTCGAGCGAGAATGTAACTTTAAGAATTTACGCAAACCAGTCGGATGTAAACGACATTTGTAACGGTGGTCAGTAA
- the htpG gene encoding molecular chaperone HtpG has product MSETATQNKETRGFQSEVKQLLHLMIHSLYSNKEIFLRELISNASDAADKLRFQALSNGDLYQGDADLGVKLSFSAETNTLTISDNGIGMSRDNVIEHLGTIAKSGTADFFSKLSEDQSKDSQLIGQFGVGFYSAFIVADAVTVRTRAAGLANDQAVQWHSAGEGDYTIEDITKESRGTDIILHMREDGKEFLNEWRLREVIGKYSDHIGIPVSILTAVKDDEGKDTEEKHWEQINKAQALWTRNKSDIEKEEYQEFYKHVSHDFADPLTWSHNKVEGKNDYTSLLYIPAKAPWDMMNRDHKSGLKLYVQRVFIMDDAEQFMPSYMRFVRGLIDSNDLPLNVSREILQDNKVTQSLRGACTKRVLTMLERMAKNDNDKYLEFWKEFGLVLKEGPAEDMANKEKIAGLLRFSSTEVDSADQAISLASYVERMKEGQDKIYYLTADSYAAAKNSPHLEQFKAKGIEVVLMYDRIDEYVMNYLTDFDGKQFQSITKAGLDLSKFEGEEEKEKQKETEEEFKSVVERTQSYLGGRVKEVRTTFKLATTPAVVVTDDFEMGTQMAKLLEAAGQAAPEVKYIFEINPEHALVKQMADEADEQAFGRWVELLLGQAMLAEKGSMEDPSQFLGAINELLTKR; this is encoded by the coding sequence ATGAGCGAAACGGCAACGCAAAATAAAGAGACTCGTGGCTTTCAATCTGAAGTAAAACAACTACTTCATCTAATGATTCACTCACTGTATTCAAATAAAGAAATCTTTCTACGTGAGCTGATCTCTAACGCATCTGATGCGGCTGATAAGCTTCGTTTTCAAGCGCTATCAAATGGTGACCTTTACCAAGGTGATGCAGACCTAGGCGTAAAATTATCTTTTAGCGCTGAAACCAATACTTTGACGATTTCTGATAACGGCATCGGCATGAGCCGTGACAACGTTATTGAGCATTTAGGTACGATTGCTAAATCGGGTACTGCAGACTTTTTCTCAAAGCTGTCTGAAGACCAAAGCAAAGACTCTCAATTGATTGGTCAATTTGGTGTGGGTTTCTATTCTGCATTTATCGTTGCAGACGCAGTGACTGTTCGTACACGAGCGGCTGGACTTGCTAATGATCAAGCTGTGCAATGGCATTCTGCTGGCGAAGGCGATTACACCATTGAAGATATCACGAAAGAATCTCGTGGTACTGACATCATTCTCCACATGCGCGAAGATGGTAAAGAATTCCTAAATGAGTGGCGTCTGCGTGAAGTGATTGGTAAATACTCTGATCACATCGGTATCCCTGTCTCTATCTTAACTGCGGTTAAAGATGACGAAGGTAAAGACACCGAAGAGAAGCATTGGGAACAGATTAACAAAGCTCAAGCGCTTTGGACTCGTAATAAATCTGATATCGAGAAAGAAGAGTACCAAGAGTTTTATAAGCACGTATCTCACGACTTTGCTGATCCACTAACCTGGAGCCACAACAAAGTTGAAGGTAAGAACGATTACACAAGCCTGCTTTACATTCCTGCAAAAGCACCTTGGGACATGATGAACCGTGACCACAAGAGCGGACTAAAACTTTACGTGCAACGCGTGTTCATTATGGATGACGCAGAGCAGTTTATGCCATCTTACATGCGTTTCGTTCGCGGCTTGATTGATTCAAACGATCTGCCACTGAACGTGTCTCGTGAAATTCTGCAAGATAACAAGGTAACCCAGTCTCTTCGTGGCGCGTGTACTAAGCGTGTATTGACTATGCTTGAGCGCATGGCGAAGAATGACAATGATAAATACCTAGAGTTTTGGAAAGAGTTCGGCCTAGTCTTGAAAGAAGGCCCAGCTGAAGACATGGCGAACAAAGAGAAGATCGCTGGTCTACTTCGTTTCTCGTCAACGGAAGTTGACTCTGCTGACCAAGCTATCAGCCTAGCTTCTTACGTTGAACGTATGAAGGAAGGCCAAGACAAGATTTACTATCTAACTGCTGATAGCTACGCAGCCGCTAAGAACAGCCCACACTTGGAGCAGTTCAAAGCGAAAGGTATTGAAGTCGTTCTAATGTACGATCGTATTGATGAGTACGTAATGAACTACCTGACTGATTTTGATGGTAAGCAGTTCCAATCGATCACTAAAGCGGGCTTAGACCTAAGCAAGTTTGAAGGTGAAGAAGAGAAAGAGAAGCAAAAAGAGACAGAAGAAGAGTTTAAATCTGTTGTTGAGCGTACTCAATCTTACCTAGGTGGCCGTGTTAAAGAAGTTCGTACAACCTTCAAGCTAGCCACAACGCCTGCGGTTGTTGTGACTGACGACTTCGAAATGGGTACGCAAATGGCTAAGCTTCTTGAAGCTGCGGGTCAAGCCGCACCGGAAGTTAAGTACATCTTTGAGATTAACCCTGAGCACGCACTTGTGAAACAGATGGCTGATGAAGCGGATGAGCAAGCGTTCGGCCGTTGGGTTGAGTTACTCCTTGGCCAAGCTATGCTGGCTGAGAAAGGCTCAATGGAAGATCCATCACAATTCTTAGGTGCAATCAACGAACTACTGACAAAACGTTAG
- a CDS encoding regulatory protein ToxS gives MKLKVSIILLVISAFFSGWLYWGSDAKVERLLTQHEWQSKMVTLISDIKQEDSIGPLRKVELSSNAKYLPNGTYLRMAVVRLYGTQTAPANVINISETGQWDINDNYLLISPTEFKDVTSAERQDFSEEQLELITQVIKMDAEQSRRIDIINQKALLLTSLNHGSTVLFSN, from the coding sequence ATGAAATTAAAAGTATCTATTATTTTACTGGTTATCTCTGCTTTCTTTAGCGGTTGGTTGTACTGGGGCAGCGATGCAAAAGTAGAGCGCTTGCTGACACAACACGAATGGCAATCGAAAATGGTGACGCTGATTAGCGATATCAAGCAAGAGGATTCAATCGGACCACTGCGTAAAGTTGAGTTGTCATCGAATGCGAAATACCTGCCAAATGGTACGTATCTGAGAATGGCTGTAGTTAGACTGTATGGCACTCAGACTGCACCCGCAAACGTCATCAATATCTCCGAAACAGGTCAGTGGGACATCAACGATAACTATTTATTGATTTCGCCAACGGAGTTTAAAGATGTAACGTCTGCTGAGCGCCAAGACTTTTCGGAAGAGCAACTCGAACTGATCACTCAAGTGATTAAAATGGATGCAGAGCAAAGCCGACGCATTGATATTATTAATCAGAAGGCACTGCTGCTCACTAGTTTAAATCATGGCTCAACGGTGTTGTTCTCAAACTAA
- a CDS encoding SelT/SelW/SelH family protein, with protein sequence MESNQLNPEQAKETAVKATIAIHYCRQCNWMLRSSWLCQELLHTFSEEIEQVSLHPDTGGRFEVFCNGIQIWERKADGGFPEAKVLKQRVRNIIAPDRDLGHVDSK encoded by the coding sequence ATGGAATCAAATCAGCTCAATCCAGAGCAAGCGAAAGAAACAGCCGTGAAAGCAACCATCGCTATACACTACTGTCGTCAATGCAATTGGATGCTTCGTTCTAGTTGGTTATGCCAAGAGTTACTGCATACTTTCAGTGAAGAGATAGAGCAAGTGAGTTTACACCCAGATACCGGAGGCCGATTTGAGGTTTTTTGTAATGGAATACAGATTTGGGAAAGAAAAGCGGACGGCGGCTTTCCTGAGGCTAAAGTTCTGAAGCAAAGAGTACGAAACATCATTGCTCCAGACAGAGACCTCGGCCACGTAGACTCAAAATAA
- a CDS encoding co-chaperone YbbN, which translates to MQSPHIVELNEQNFRQVLEGSMQTPVLIHFWAPMSQESAQVIPELQTLTQQYNGAFTLALLNCEQEQAIASQFGVQALPTIALFVNGQPVDGLGGPQSLEAIVEMLSKHLPSQDELALRQALEQMQAGDHTQALAAMQQLPVELTSKGEVKLAIAECLLETQQFDLAEEQLKTIPLEYQDNYYKGLVAKLELHKQAADSPEIQALETALQQDPSDAKTASELALQYHQVNRSEEAMDLLWSFLAKDLNTLDGDMKKEFMDILSALGQGNPVASKYRRQLYSLLY; encoded by the coding sequence ATGCAATCTCCGCATATTGTTGAACTTAATGAGCAGAACTTTCGTCAAGTATTAGAAGGTTCGATGCAGACCCCTGTACTCATCCATTTTTGGGCACCAATGAGCCAAGAGAGCGCCCAAGTCATTCCAGAACTCCAAACATTAACTCAGCAATACAACGGCGCCTTCACGTTAGCTCTGTTAAATTGCGAGCAAGAACAAGCTATTGCTAGCCAGTTTGGAGTTCAAGCATTGCCGACTATTGCATTGTTTGTTAACGGTCAACCTGTCGACGGCCTAGGCGGCCCTCAAAGCTTAGAAGCGATTGTAGAGATGCTAAGCAAACACCTTCCAAGTCAAGATGAGCTCGCATTGCGTCAAGCGCTTGAACAAATGCAGGCCGGCGATCACACCCAAGCCTTAGCTGCAATGCAGCAACTTCCAGTAGAGCTCACGAGCAAAGGTGAAGTAAAACTGGCGATCGCAGAGTGTTTATTAGAAACGCAACAATTTGATCTTGCAGAAGAACAGTTAAAAACGATCCCTCTTGAATACCAAGACAACTACTACAAAGGCTTAGTCGCGAAACTTGAACTTCACAAACAAGCAGCGGATAGCCCTGAAATACAAGCATTAGAAACCGCTCTTCAGCAAGACCCAAGTGACGCGAAGACAGCATCTGAATTAGCATTGCAATATCACCAAGTGAACCGCAGTGAAGAAGCAATGGATCTGTTGTGGTCTTTCTTAGCCAAAGATCTCAATACACTTGATGGCGACATGAAAAAAGAGTTCATGGACATCTTAAGTGCGCTTGGACAAGGTAACCCTGTTGCCAGTAAGTACCGTCGACAGTTGTACTCTCTACTTTATTAG
- a CDS encoding P-II family nitrogen regulator — translation MRFKLILAFVEESKTDIVLDAARDAGATGATVINNARGQGLNQKRTFFGLTLEVQKDVLLFVVEEHLARHILERISEVGEFDQESGQGIAVQIDVEDAVGVAHQVETLTKVVEDEL, via the coding sequence ATGCGCTTTAAATTGATCTTAGCGTTTGTAGAAGAGAGCAAGACCGATATCGTGCTCGATGCCGCGCGTGACGCCGGCGCAACAGGGGCAACCGTGATTAACAACGCCAGAGGGCAGGGTTTAAACCAAAAACGCACCTTCTTTGGTTTAACGTTAGAGGTGCAAAAAGACGTGCTGCTGTTTGTCGTCGAGGAGCATCTAGCAAGGCATATTCTCGAAAGAATTAGTGAAGTGGGGGAGTTCGACCAAGAGTCAGGGCAAGGGATAGCAGTGCAAATCGATGTCGAAGATGCTGTAGGCGTTGCGCATCAAGTCGAGACGTTAACAAAGGTTGTGGAGGACGAGCTATGA
- a CDS encoding SDR family oxidoreductase: MNKSILITGCSTGIGYTCAHALQKRGFHVIASCRDPQDVQRLQNEGLTSIQLDLSNQESIENGAKLAIELSPNGLYGLFNNGAYGQAGALEDLPTQGLREQFETNFFGWHHLVCQILPHMRERGEGRIVQNSSVLGFAAMKYRGAYNASKFALEGWTDTLRLELHGSGIHISLLQPGPIETQFRNNALKAFNKWITITGSAHQDAYQQQKDRLEKESSNNAFVLPPESCIEPVFHALTADKPKLRYRVTTPTKVFAVLKRILPSRWLDPILRKAA; encoded by the coding sequence GTGAACAAGTCGATTCTAATTACTGGTTGCTCAACGGGTATTGGCTATACATGTGCTCATGCACTTCAAAAGCGCGGCTTTCATGTCATTGCATCTTGCCGTGATCCACAAGATGTTCAACGCCTTCAAAATGAAGGGCTCACCAGTATTCAATTAGATCTTTCCAACCAAGAAAGCATCGAGAATGGTGCCAAGCTTGCGATTGAACTCTCACCTAACGGGTTATATGGACTGTTTAACAACGGTGCTTACGGTCAGGCGGGTGCGTTGGAAGACTTACCGACTCAAGGGCTCAGAGAGCAATTCGAAACCAACTTCTTTGGTTGGCACCACCTTGTTTGTCAGATCCTTCCGCACATGCGCGAACGCGGTGAAGGCCGAATCGTACAAAACAGCTCTGTCTTAGGATTTGCGGCCATGAAATATCGTGGCGCTTATAACGCCTCAAAGTTCGCGCTCGAAGGGTGGACGGATACCTTACGTTTAGAGTTGCATGGCAGTGGTATACATATCTCGTTATTGCAGCCAGGCCCAATAGAAACCCAATTTAGAAATAATGCCCTGAAAGCCTTCAATAAATGGATCACCATTACTGGCAGCGCTCACCAAGATGCTTATCAACAACAAAAAGATCGACTCGAAAAAGAATCATCTAATAACGCTTTTGTTCTGCCTCCAGAAAGTTGTATTGAGCCTGTATTCCATGCTCTCACAGCCGACAAACCCAAGCTAAGATACCGTGTGACTACCCCAACTAAAGTGTTCGCGGTATTGAAAAGGATTCTACCGAGTCGCTGGCTAGACCCTATTTTGAGAAAAGCGGCATAA
- a CDS encoding TIGR01777 family oxidoreductase gives MKILLTGGTGFIGSELVKSWNTDDVTLLTRSPEKAKQNLNHLNQNNLHYILSLDELSDLNDFDVVVNLAGEPIADKRWSAEQKERICNSRWHITEKLVELVHASSNPPKAFISGSAVGYYGDQQQHPFDESLQVEDESFPHKVCAHWEEIAKRAQSSNTRVILLRTGIVLGENGGALKKMLMPYKLGVGGPLGSGKQYMPWIHMLDMVRAINHLLSIPHAQGEFNMCAPHPVTNKLFSSTLAKQLGRPHFLFTPKWAMSLLMGESSCLLFDSIRCKPKKLTEMGFNFSYSRIEPALKNLLQHQD, from the coding sequence ATGAAGATATTGTTAACAGGTGGTACGGGATTTATTGGCTCTGAATTGGTCAAGAGTTGGAACACTGACGACGTAACATTGCTGACGCGGAGCCCCGAAAAAGCAAAGCAAAACCTAAATCACCTCAACCAAAACAACCTTCATTACATTTTATCTCTTGATGAACTCAGCGACCTCAATGATTTCGATGTTGTGGTTAACCTTGCAGGCGAGCCGATTGCCGACAAGCGCTGGAGCGCAGAGCAAAAGGAAAGGATATGTAATAGCCGTTGGCACATCACCGAAAAACTGGTCGAGTTAGTTCATGCTAGTAGCAACCCGCCAAAAGCTTTTATTAGCGGTTCAGCCGTCGGTTATTATGGCGATCAACAGCAACACCCGTTTGACGAATCACTACAAGTAGAAGATGAAAGCTTTCCTCACAAAGTTTGCGCTCATTGGGAAGAGATAGCCAAGAGAGCACAATCCAGCAATACACGAGTGATACTACTACGAACAGGGATTGTACTCGGCGAAAATGGGGGTGCGCTCAAAAAGATGCTGATGCCGTACAAACTAGGAGTTGGTGGACCGCTAGGTTCAGGCAAGCAATACATGCCTTGGATTCACATGCTAGATATGGTGAGAGCCATCAACCACTTGTTGTCTATTCCTCACGCTCAAGGGGAATTCAACATGTGTGCTCCGCATCCTGTCACCAACAAACTATTCAGCAGCACGTTAGCTAAACAATTAGGCCGACCGCATTTCTTATTCACGCCGAAATGGGCAATGTCTCTTCTGATGGGTGAATCATCTTGTTTGCTATTTGACAGCATTCGCTGCAAGCCGAAGAAACTCACAGAGATGGGCTTCAACTTTAGTTACTCAAGAATCGAGCCGGCACTAAAAAATTTGTTACAACATCAAGACTAA
- a CDS encoding CBS domain-containing protein: MSTSEKIRVADVMANTYVIIDGLTTVLEAIEMAKKHKVKAIIVDKRHEDDEYGIVLMNDIAKKVLAKNRSPKRTNVYEIMTKPALSVSADMNVKYCARLFERFGISRAPVVSDHKIVGMVSYNNIVINGMARDDV, from the coding sequence ATGAGTACCAGTGAAAAGATCCGAGTGGCCGATGTAATGGCCAATACGTATGTGATTATCGATGGGCTAACCACGGTGTTGGAAGCGATAGAGATGGCGAAAAAGCACAAAGTAAAAGCCATCATTGTTGATAAACGCCACGAGGATGATGAGTATGGCATCGTGCTGATGAATGACATAGCCAAAAAAGTATTAGCTAAAAATCGTTCTCCCAAGCGAACCAACGTTTATGAGATTATGACTAAACCGGCTTTGAGTGTATCTGCTGATATGAACGTAAAGTATTGTGCTCGCTTGTTTGAACGTTTTGGTATCAGCCGGGCTCCTGTGGTCAGTGACCACAAAATAGTCGGTATGGTTAGTTACAATAATATCGTGATCAACGGTATGGCGAGAGATGACGTGTAG
- the yfcE gene encoding phosphodiesterase produces the protein MKLFFASDLHGSLPATEKVLELYQASGAQYLVLLGDILNHGPRNPIPEGYNPPAVAEKLNAFSQEIIAVRGNCDSEVDQMLLSFPMMMDYSWVLLESGQRIFLTHGHLYNTNKRPALKAGDIIAHGHTHIPVAEYQDDIFIFNPSSVTFPREGHAASYGIYEHNTFKVLSLEGDVLVSGQL, from the coding sequence GTGAAATTATTTTTTGCTTCAGACCTACACGGTTCGCTGCCAGCAACAGAAAAAGTATTAGAGCTATACCAAGCGTCTGGTGCGCAATATTTAGTGCTATTGGGTGACATTCTGAATCACGGGCCAAGAAACCCGATTCCAGAAGGATACAACCCGCCAGCGGTTGCAGAGAAGTTGAATGCGTTTTCTCAAGAGATCATTGCCGTTCGCGGCAACTGCGATAGTGAAGTGGATCAGATGCTGTTGTCTTTTCCAATGATGATGGATTACTCGTGGGTACTATTAGAATCAGGTCAGCGTATCTTCCTAACGCATGGTCATTTGTACAATACCAATAAGCGCCCTGCGCTGAAGGCGGGTGATATTATTGCACATGGTCATACCCATATTCCTGTCGCTGAATACCAAGATGACATATTCATCTTTAATCCTAGCTCGGTGACATTCCCACGAGAGGGACACGCGGCGAGCTATGGCATCTATGAACACAATACCTTCAAAGTCCTTAGTCTTGAAGGTGATGTTCTCGTGAGTGGCCAGCTTTAA
- a CDS encoding DUF1538 domain-containing protein yields MTAVLALFRAMLGSLRDLLPIVAVIAFFQLAVLQEPLPHLLSILTGLVLVVFGLTFFIFGLEMGLFPIGESMAQAFARKGSVFWLLTFAFCLGFGTTIAEPALTAVAAEAAEVAAEGGVIPNSLEEMEHYANGLRFTVALSVGIAILLGVLRILKGWPIQYMIIGGYIGVVVLTAFAPENIIGIAYDSGGVTTSTITVPLVTALGVGLASAIKGRNPMIDGFGLIAFASLLPMMFVMVYGMVVT; encoded by the coding sequence ATGACGGCAGTGCTTGCTTTGTTTCGAGCCATGTTAGGCAGCCTAAGAGATTTATTGCCGATCGTGGCGGTGATCGCTTTCTTCCAGCTTGCTGTTCTGCAAGAGCCACTCCCTCATCTTTTGTCTATTCTCACTGGCTTAGTGCTGGTGGTTTTTGGACTGACTTTTTTTATCTTTGGCCTTGAAATGGGTCTGTTCCCAATTGGCGAATCGATGGCTCAAGCATTCGCCCGCAAGGGGAGTGTGTTCTGGTTACTAACCTTTGCCTTTTGTTTGGGGTTTGGCACCACTATCGCGGAACCTGCTTTGACAGCCGTCGCTGCTGAAGCGGCAGAAGTAGCGGCTGAGGGCGGTGTTATTCCTAACTCGTTAGAGGAGATGGAGCACTACGCGAATGGCCTGCGTTTCACGGTGGCACTGTCGGTCGGCATCGCTATTTTACTTGGTGTGCTTCGGATCTTAAAAGGTTGGCCAATTCAGTACATGATCATCGGTGGTTATATTGGAGTTGTGGTGCTCACTGCATTTGCCCCTGAAAACATCATTGGGATTGCGTACGACTCTGGCGGCGTCACAACATCGACCATTACCGTTCCGTTAGTGACCGCATTGGGCGTAGGTTTAGCCTCTGCGATTAAAGGACGAAATCCTATGATTGATGGCTTTGGATTGATCGCCTTTGCTTCACTGCTGCCGATGATGTTTGTCATGGTCTACGGAATGGTGGTGACATGA
- a CDS encoding ISL3 family transposase has protein sequence MQNHTFLSSFWEGFQIVKSHQTATLITLTLKPNSEAKCLCGLEAEAIHEYQWRHVKEAMLLGVPVELSVQTRRIKCRDCGIKTESLPWLEPYARITKRLKSYIEQLLPLLPIKHISQLTNVHWHTIKEIDKRRLREVVPPVKWEGLRQLVMDEFAIFKGHRYATVIADAKTHQVIWVGLGRSRKDIRPFFEQLGKHGNNIEAVAMDMNTAFDLEVQAHCPNAKIVYDLFHVVAKFGREVMDRVRVDQANKLKQDKKARQWVKRSRWVLLKNRGNLNARQDSYLTEILNINKDLMTTYILGAQLKELWYCESERHAKGLWDAWYEQVQESGIKPLKEFARKLSSYLHGIIASASYPLNTCTLEGINNKIKLIKRMGYGYRDTDYFFLKIKAAFPGKPR, from the coding sequence ATGCAGAATCATACTTTCCTATCTTCATTCTGGGAAGGCTTTCAAATAGTAAAGTCTCACCAGACAGCAACACTTATTACCCTTACTCTTAAACCTAACTCTGAGGCTAAGTGCCTTTGTGGTCTTGAAGCCGAAGCTATCCACGAGTATCAATGGCGTCATGTGAAAGAGGCCATGTTGCTCGGGGTTCCTGTTGAACTTTCTGTTCAAACACGAAGAATTAAGTGTCGTGACTGCGGCATAAAAACAGAGTCTCTACCTTGGTTGGAGCCTTATGCTCGTATAACGAAGCGCCTAAAAAGCTATATAGAGCAGCTACTACCTCTTCTTCCCATTAAGCATATCTCCCAGTTAACGAACGTTCATTGGCATACCATTAAAGAGATAGATAAACGCCGACTTAGAGAAGTGGTACCGCCAGTGAAATGGGAGGGACTAAGGCAACTCGTCATGGACGAGTTCGCCATCTTTAAAGGACATCGATATGCCACAGTCATCGCTGACGCTAAGACTCACCAAGTCATTTGGGTAGGGTTAGGCCGTAGCCGCAAGGACATACGACCGTTCTTCGAGCAGTTAGGCAAGCATGGCAACAATATCGAGGCGGTCGCGATGGACATGAATACGGCTTTTGACCTTGAAGTTCAAGCGCACTGTCCGAATGCAAAAATCGTTTACGATTTGTTCCATGTTGTCGCTAAGTTCGGTCGAGAGGTGATGGATAGAGTCAGAGTCGACCAAGCCAACAAACTCAAGCAAGATAAAAAAGCGAGGCAATGGGTCAAGCGCTCACGCTGGGTACTGTTGAAAAACAGAGGTAACTTAAATGCACGACAAGATAGCTATCTGACTGAAATATTGAATATCAATAAGGACTTGATGACCACTTATATACTCGGAGCCCAACTCAAAGAGCTTTGGTATTGTGAGTCAGAAAGGCACGCTAAGGGGCTCTGGGATGCGTGGTATGAACAGGTACAAGAGAGTGGAATTAAGCCATTGAAAGAGTTCGCACGAAAACTGAGCTCCTATCTTCACGGTATTATCGCATCGGCAAGTTATCCATTAAACACCTGCACACTTGAAGGGATAAACAACAAGATAAAGTTAATCAAGCGAATGGGGTATGGATATCGAGATACAGACTACTTCTTCTTAAAGATAAAAGCGGCTTTCCCCGGAAAGCCGCGATGA